One stretch of Pedobacter riviphilus DNA includes these proteins:
- a CDS encoding LysR family transcriptional regulator, whose amino-acid sequence MDLQRIKYFLALAEQLHYWKTAEKVNITQSALTRQIQSLENELGLQLFERNKRNVKLTPAGKFLREKWEVELNELEYIHQFAKQIHLGERGTITIAHPDSISASIMPDILAKITQAFPQLQIKLVQVLYENQLDFLKNYKIDLAITRDITSEHGIKSKKNIFRSPGSGGSLSTCF is encoded by the coding sequence ATGGATCTTCAACGAATCAAGTATTTTTTGGCCCTGGCAGAGCAGCTTCATTATTGGAAAACGGCAGAAAAGGTAAATATTACGCAGTCAGCCCTCACCCGCCAAATTCAGTCGCTCGAAAATGAATTGGGCCTGCAGCTTTTCGAGCGTAATAAACGTAACGTAAAGCTCACCCCAGCAGGTAAATTCTTAAGAGAGAAATGGGAAGTCGAATTAAATGAACTCGAATATATCCATCAGTTTGCCAAACAGATCCATTTAGGGGAGCGCGGAACCATTACCATTGCGCATCCTGATTCTATATCGGCTTCTATCATGCCCGATATTTTGGCTAAGATTACGCAGGCATTTCCACAGCTTCAAATTAAATTGGTACAGGTTTTATATGAAAATCAACTGGATTTTCTAAAGAACTATAAGATAGACCTGGCCATTACGAGGGATATTACCAGTGAACATGGTATTAAATCAAAAAAAAATATATTCCGATCACCTGGCTCTGGTGGTTCCCTTAGCACATGCTTTTAA
- a CDS encoding GNAT family N-acetyltransferase, which translates to MEQIIIERTTLADIKKLQEIGRTTFSEAFAAVNTEENMKEYLEKGFSEEKLTGELSNQDSQFYFALLDGKVIGYLKINTGQAQTEKLNLDALEIERIYILKAFYGQKVGQLLYQKAIDIAHEIRASYVWLGVWEENYRALRFYEKNGFITFNKHKFWLGDDEQTDLMMKKVLVNENELKVS; encoded by the coding sequence ATGGAGCAGATCATTATCGAAAGGACAACACTAGCTGATATCAAAAAATTACAGGAGATCGGGAGAACAACATTTTCTGAAGCTTTCGCAGCCGTAAACACTGAGGAGAATATGAAAGAGTACCTTGAAAAAGGCTTTTCTGAAGAAAAACTGACAGGAGAACTGAGCAATCAGGATTCTCAGTTTTATTTTGCGCTGCTTGATGGAAAAGTTATTGGCTATTTAAAGATCAACACAGGACAAGCGCAAACCGAAAAATTAAATCTTGATGCACTTGAAATTGAACGGATTTATATTCTGAAAGCATTTTACGGACAAAAAGTTGGTCAGCTACTTTATCAAAAAGCCATTGATATTGCGCACGAAATACGGGCCAGTTATGTATGGCTGGGCGTATGGGAAGAAAACTACAGGGCTTTAAGGTTTTATGAAAAAAATGGTTTTATAACTTTCAATAAGCATAAGTTTTGGCTTGGAGATGATGAACAAACAGATTTGATGATGAAAAAAGTGTTGGTTAACGAAAACGAATTAAAAGTATCCTAA